The following proteins come from a genomic window of Lachnoclostridium phytofermentans ISDg:
- a CDS encoding LCP family protein yields the protein MIGLEEFDNAKNTDSMIVASINTKDNTLKLLSLMRDLYIDIKGYDKDRLNSVYARGGIPLLYDTIYTNFGVSLDGYLLVNFEAFEQIVDLLGGVNVTLTKNEAEYLNVHNYISNPVYRNVVEGEQLMNGNQVLGYCRTRKVSTGTESNDFGRTQRQRKVLQSIINKLKSKNMISLALKMDEILSAVHITTDITKSDFKEYLTIGMDLALDNIETLRVPLDGKYIDLKIPSGKKYKAVLGIKDLEETKEIIYSFLNPKTSDDKQ from the coding sequence TTGATTGGCCTTGAAGAATTTGATAACGCTAAGAATACAGATTCCATGATAGTAGCCTCTATAAATACTAAGGATAATACTTTAAAGCTCCTTTCTCTCATGAGGGATTTATATATCGATATAAAGGGGTATGACAAAGATAGGTTAAATTCCGTATATGCTAGAGGCGGAATACCATTATTATATGATACGATTTATACTAATTTTGGGGTATCATTAGATGGATATCTGCTTGTGAACTTTGAAGCTTTTGAGCAAATTGTTGACTTACTAGGGGGAGTCAATGTAACTCTTACGAAAAACGAAGCAGAGTATTTGAATGTACATAATTATATATCGAATCCAGTTTATAGAAATGTTGTAGAAGGGGAACAGTTAATGAATGGTAATCAAGTCTTAGGTTACTGTAGAACTAGAAAAGTTTCCACTGGAACCGAAAGTAATGATTTTGGCAGAACTCAAAGACAGCGAAAAGTATTACAAAGCATAATTAATAAATTAAAGTCAAAAAATATGATAAGCTTAGCCTTAAAGATGGATGAAATTTTATCGGCAGTACATATAACAACAGACATAACAAAAAGTGATTTTAAAGAGTATTTAACCATCGGAATGGACTTAGCCCTTGATAATATAGAAACCCTAAGAGTGCCTTTAGATGGAAAATATATAGATTTAAAAATACCAAGTGGTAAAAAGTATAAAGCTGTTTTAGGAATTAAAGATTTAGAAGAAACAAAAGAAATTATATATTCTTTTCTAAATCCAAAAACAAGCGATGATAAGCAATAA
- a CDS encoding flavin reductase family protein, giving the protein MPKYENQDPGFFTQQVMLIGTYDPDGKERFCPISWVSYTWGPPPCLVVSIWGVKKTKDNIARTGLFSATVLTPDLLPLAEQFNRGTYKKDLFENIQYSTQRGVALDVPLLLDAKYSFECKVLTTTEVGETMTYFGEIANINMSDDIRNMEIFDLRKINPVVYSPNNYFTIGEHLGKIGDFSKS; this is encoded by the coding sequence ATGCCTAAATATGAGAATCAAGATCCTGGATTTTTCACACAGCAAGTTATGCTTATAGGAACTTATGATCCGGATGGTAAGGAGCGTTTTTGTCCGATTTCATGGGTAAGTTATACATGGGGACCACCACCTTGCTTGGTGGTAAGTATTTGGGGTGTGAAAAAAACAAAAGATAACATCGCAAGGACTGGCTTATTTTCCGCAACCGTATTAACGCCTGACCTATTGCCACTTGCCGAACAGTTTAATCGTGGTACATATAAAAAAGATTTATTTGAAAACATACAATACAGCACACAGCGTGGAGTGGCACTTGATGTACCGTTACTTTTAGATGCTAAATATAGCTTTGAGTGTAAGGTCTTAACTACAACAGAGGTTGGCGAAACAATGACTTATTTCGGTGAAATTGCCAATATTAATATGTCGGACGATATTAGGAACATGGAAATTTTTGATCTACGAAAAATTAATCCTGTTGTTTATTCACCAAATAATTATTTTACGATTGGGGAACATCTTGGCAAAATAGGTGACTTTTCTAAAAGCTAA